Part of the Sphingomonadaceae bacterium OTU29LAMAA1 genome, GAAGGACCCGGAAACGTTGCGTAATGCCGCGCCGCCGCGGGTGCCGTAGAAGGCCGCCTCGATCACCGCATCGCGACCGGCGTGCAGATTCCACGAGCAGGCGAGGCGGATCGCCGTGTCGCCGGCCATGAACTGTGCGGTGGCGTAATCCTCGACCGATCCGGACTGCAATGGCCTGCCTTTCGCGAGCAGCGTCGCCTCGACGTTCCCGACGTTCGGGAAATTCAGCGTCCAGAGTGCCAGATCGACCAGATGGACGCCGAGATCGATGACGCAACCGCCGCCCGATTGCGCGGGGTCGAAGAACCACGGCTTGCCCGGTCCGTATGCGTTGTGGAAGGTGAGGTCGACCGCGAAGATCTCGCCCAGCGCTCCGCTGCGGACGCGATCCGCTATCGCCGTCATCGCAGCCGTGTGGCGATAGGACAGGTCGACGCCCAACAGGCGATCGGCAGTGCGTGCGGCGTCGATCACCGCCTGCGCCTCGGCTGCCGAGCGACCGAGCGGCTTCTGGCAGAATACGGCGGCGCCGGCTTGCAACGCGGCGATCGACTGTTCGGCGTGCAGCGCGGACGGCGTCGCGATGACCACGCCGTCGAGGCCGAGCGCGAGCATGTCGTCCAGCGACGAAACGATTCGTGCATCCGGGGCCAGCGCGACCGCATCCGCGATGCAGTCCGGGGACGGGTCGCAGATCGCGCCGACCCGGATCGCACCGGTGGCGACCATCGCCTCCATCCGGTGACGACCGATCCAGCCGGTGCCGAGAAAGCCCAAGCGTGGGATGTTCAAGCGGATGTTCCTTTTACGATGCCGTGCCCGCCGGGGAGGATGTCATGTCCACCAGCGCCTTCACGAACCCGCCGGGCTTGTCCCGTGTCGCGTCCAGCGCGTCGCCCAGCCGTTCCAGCGGATAATGGTGCGTGTACAACGGTGCCGGATCGAACCGCCCGCTTGCGACCGCATCGATCGCCTCGTGCAGCCCGCGCATCTGCACCGCCGGATCGCGTTCGTGCGCGTTGACGACGTCGATGCCCTTCCAGTTCCAGTCCTGCATGTTGACCTGGCGCGGGCCGTCCTGATGGTAGCCCGCGATCACCAGCTTGCCCCCGAACCCGATCAGTGCGGTGGCGAGGTCCAGTGGCCATTGCTTGCCGACAGCCTCGATCACCCGCTCGCACATCGCTGCGCCGGTCAGCGCCTTCACCTGTTCGATGATCTGCCAGTGATCGTGCATCGGGATCGTCTCGGCCGCGCCATAGTGCGTCGCGAGGTCGAGGCTTTCCTGCCGACGCGAGATCGCGATCACCCGTGCGCCGGCATCACTGGCGAGCCGGGTCAGCACCGCGCCCAAAAATCCGATACCGACGATCGCCACCGTCTGGCCAGCACGAATGTCGCTGCGTCGAAAGATGTTGAAGGCGCAGCCCAGCGGCTCACCCGGAAACGGCTGGCCATCGAGTGCGGCGGGTAGTCTGGCGACCATGTCCGCCTTCGCCAGATCGTATTCCGCGAACGAACGGTAGGAGAGGGCGGCGACGCGATCGCCGACGCTCAGTCCCTCGACCCCGGCGCCCAGCGCATCGATCCGCCCCCAGCCTTCATGCCCCAGTCCGCCGGCCTCGCCGGGGTAGGTAACCCAGGGCAGCCCGGCCCATGGCTCGAGGTTCGACGCGCACACGCCGCAACCCTCCAGCCTCAACCGTATCTCGCCCGCGCCCGGCTCAGGCACTGCGACCCGGTCCACCCGCATCGCGCCCGGCGCATCCAGCACCGCAGCGCGCATCATTCCTGCAACCATCTGATCTTCCATGTCTTATTGATCCCATGAGCGATCCCGGGATGCAGACGACCTTGCGCGATAATATCGCCGCGCTCGCGGATCGCGCACGTGCCGAACGCCGTGCCGCACCGCTGCCGGCGCGTATCGCCGATCGGATCACGCGCTTCACCGGATCGATGACCTTCGTCGCGATCCATCTGACCATTTACGGCCTGTGGATCGTCGCCAACCTCGGCTGGATACCGGGCATTCCCCGTTTCGATCCGACGTTCGTCATTCTGGCGTCCGAAGCGTCGGTGGAAGCGATCTTCCTCTCCACCTTCGTCCTCATCAGCCAGAACCGCATGGCCGAACAAGCCGATCGCCGCGCCGATCTCGACCTGCACATCAACCTGCTCGCCGAACACGAACTGACCCGCCTCGCCGCGCTGGTCGGCCGAATTGCCCAACGGCTCGACGTGCCGGTCGAGGACCGCGAGATCGAGACCGACGTGGAGCCCGAACGCGTGCTCGACGCGCTCGACGCTCAAAAAGCCTGACGTCACGCCGCCGCGATCTGCGGCACGGATGAGACGCCCGCAGGTGCATAGCGATCGATCATCCACGCGCAAAAATCGGCGAATTGCTGCGGGTCCTTCGCCGCGCTGGTATGGTGCGGCTGGATGCCGAGATGTTCGGGCGTGAAGCAGAAGGTGACGGTGACGTCGAAGTCCTGCAACGCCTCCATCTGCCGGTCGAACCAGTCGATCGCATCGGGGCGGAAGCTGTCCGCCCAGCTGAGGCCGGTGCGCAGCCGCTTCGTGCCGAGCCGCTTCATCCACGCCACCGCCTCATCCAGCCGCGGGTCCTGATAGTGGAACCATTGCATCAGCCCCATGCGATCCGCGACCTCGGCATAGACGTCCAGCGACGCCTTGGGCGTGCCGTCCTCGCGGATCAGGCCCATGTAGAAATGGCGGTAATAGCTCGACCCCTCCGCCTCGCGATGACGGGTGGTCGCGCCCCAGGCATGCGGCAGGTCGAACAGCGAATACCAGAACACGCGGTCGACGCGGTCGAGCAGCAGTTCGGCGGTACGGCGGACCCCGAATTCCTGCACCTCCTCCGCCCCGAAGCTGCCGACGCCCACTTCAGTGGCCCAGATCGGCTTGTCGGGACACACCGCCTCAATCTCGGCGATCTTGTCGGGCCAGGCGTGGATCGGCCACAGGTTCCAGTCGAGCGGGAAGCCGTGCACCGCGACCACGTCGACCGCATCGAGCGCGCCATGGCCGCGCATCCGGTTGACCCATTCGGGATCGATGGGGCTCATGCCGCCGAGCACCCGCGTCACCGCCGGATTGATCGCCTGGATCGCGTTGCCCGCGCGGATCACCGTGTCGGCGAACAGCGACCAGTCGGGATCGACCTCCGGGTCCCAATGCGATTTGTTGTTCGGCTCGTTCCAGATCATTGCCGCTTCGATCATGCGTCGCTCCCCCTGTTTGGCCCCGTGCTGGGGTAGACCGCTGCGGGTCCGAATTCTGCGTAAGGCACCGGCGCGACCCGGCAGAGATAGACCTCGCTCTCCGGCTGCGCCTCGATGGTGAAGCCCGATGCGCGCAGCATCGCCGCGCTGCACGCTGCATTGGGTGCCCACCAGTTGGTCCAGTCGTGCGCGAACTCGCGCTCGATGAAGTGCATTCTGGGATAGCCCGGCTCGTCGAAATACGGCGGCGGTTCATGTGTATCCGGCATATGGAAGGGATGATCCGCCGGCACCGGATACACCTCGCGCGATCCCTGTTGCATTGTCTGGAACAGCATCAGGTCGCCCGCAACATGCTCGCGGATCAGGTCGAGCGCCAGCAACGGATGGCGCAGGTGATAGAGCACGCCCATGAAGATCACGAGGTCGAACCGCTCGCCCAACGCACCCACATCGTAGACCGACAGGTTGCGGAACTCGACGCCCTCGAAGCCCAGTGCAGCGCTCGCCAGCCGCGCCTGCGCCAGATAGCGGTCGTCGCTGTCGATGCCGAGCACGCGATCCGCCCCGCGCCGCTTCATCTCGACCGAATAGAAGCCGGCGTTGCAGCCGATGTCGAGCACCGATTTGCCGGTCAGATCGGCGGGCAGCGCGTCGGCGAAGCGCGCGAACTTGAATCGCGGATAATCGCCCAGAAAATGCTCCGGCGCGGTCTCGATGCCGTGCCCCAGATCGATGTTGTGAAACCACGGGCCGAGGCGCTCCACCTCGGCACGCAAGACATCCGGCGTCATGCAGCCACCCTTTCGTTCAAGCTCAACAGCCGCGCGCCCCAATCGCCCAACACCACGCGGCTGACCGAGGCCGGCGCGACATCGAAGCGCAGCAGATTATCCAATGGCAATCCGATCGCGTCGGCGACCGCAGCGCGGATCATGTCGGAATGTGTCACCAGCGCAATCACCGCGCCATCCTCAGCCGCGGCGACCGCGTGCATATAGCCGACGATCCGCGCCTGAGCCTCGGCCATTGTTTCCCCATCGGGAATCCGCGCGGTGCCACGCGATCCGTTCCAGTCGTCCCATGCCGGCCCTGCCAGCGTGCCGAAGGCGGCACCGGTCCAGTCGCCCATGTCTATCTCGATCAGCGCCTCGACCGGGATCGGAGCCGCCAGCCCGCAGGCCTCCGCGATCGCCGCCGCAGTGTCGCGGGTGCGCTCCAGCGGTGAACAGGCGATCCGGTCGATCCGTTCGCCGCGCAGGCCCCGTCCGAGAGCAGCGGCCTGCGCATGGCCTTCGCCGCTCAGCGCCACACCGTGCATCCGCCCGGACAGACGGCGATCGAGGTGCACATGCGCGGCATGCCGGATGAGGAGGAACGTCGCCGTCAACTCTGCGCCCTTGTCCAGAAACGCCGGCGAGTCGATGGCGAAACACCAACTTGCCAGCTTAACATCGGTTAAGAGGTTTGTACCTCAAGCTACTAGGAACAAAGAAGAAGAACCTTCGTTCCACCCTCGTAGCGATTGTCCATACGAGAGGGCCGGGCACCGGATGCTTCGAACAGACACCAACAGCCGCAACCTGTCCTTGACCTCGATCATCAACATGGGTCAGTCGGCATGAGCGAGACGGTCCTGATCACCGGCGGCGCCGGTTTCATCGGTCGCTTCGTCGGCGACGAACTGCTCCGCCGCGGCAACCGGGTCCGCGTACTCGACAGCCTGATCCCGCAGGTTCACGGCCATGTCGACCGGCCGCCGCTGCTCAACGGCGAGGTCGAGCTGATCAAGGCGGACGTTCGCGACGGCGACGCGGTCGCGCGTGCCTTGCAGGGCATCGACAGCGTCATCCACCTCGCCGCGGAGGTCGGCGTGGGCCAGTCGATGTACGAGGTCGAGCGCTACACCTCGACCAACGACGTCGGCACCGCGGTGCTGTTCGAACGGCTGATCGACAACCCGGTGCGCCGCGTCGTCACCGCCTCGTCGATGTCGATCTACGGCGAGGGGCTGTACCGCGACGCCGACGGTGCGCTGGTCGAGAATGCGGAGCGTGGCGCGGTGCGCGACGGCATGGCGAACTGGGACCCGGTCGATGCGCAGGGTCGCACGCTGACCCCGGTGGCGACGCCGGAATGGAAGCGACCCAGCCTCGCCTCGATCTACGCGCTCAACAAATACGTGCAGGAGCGCACGACGCACATCATGGCCAAGCCCTATGGCATGGAAGGCGTGTGCCTGCGCCTGTTCAACGTCTACGGACCGGGGCAGGCGCTCTCCAACCCCTATACGGGTGTGCTCGCGATCTTCGCGTCGCGGTTGCTCAACGGGCAACAGCCGATGATCTTCGAGGATGGCGAGCAGCGGCGGGACTTCGTCCATGTGTCCGACGTCGCGCGCGCCTTTGCCGATGCGCTGGTGCTGCCCGAGGCGGTCGACCAGACCTTCAATATCGGCTCGGGCCACGACCGCTCGGTAACCGAGGTCGCCGAGGCCCTGGCCAAGGCGATGGGCAAGAACGACATCCGCCCCGAGATCGTCGGCAAGGCGCGCATCGGCGATATCCGCCATTGCTTCTGCGACACCAGCCTCGCCGAGGAGCGGATCGGGTTCCGGGCGACGCAGGACTTCATCGAAGGGCTGGCGGAACTGGCCGAATGGGTCGGCGAACAGACCGCCGAGGACAATGTCGGGCAGGCGAGAGCAGAGCTGGAGAAGCGGGGGCTGGTCGCGTGACGCCGCAGCCGTCCACCCGCACTCTTTCCGTCATCCCGGCGAACGCCGGGACCCATGGAGGGGGTGCCGCCTCTGAGTCGCTCCACCGGCAGCCGATCGGGTCCATGGGTCCCGGCGAACGCCGGGATGACGGACGTGTGGAGACGAGCCACCATG contains:
- a CDS encoding Gfo/Idh/MocA family oxidoreductase — encoded protein: MNIPRLGFLGTGWIGRHRMEAMVATGAIRVGAICDPSPDCIADAVALAPDARIVSSLDDMLALGLDGVVIATPSALHAEQSIAALQAGAAVFCQKPLGRSAAEAQAVIDAARTADRLLGVDLSYRHTAAMTAIADRVRSGALGEIFAVDLTFHNAYGPGKPWFFDPAQSGGGCVIDLGVHLVDLALWTLNFPNVGNVEATLLAKGRPLQSGSVEDYATAQFMAGDTAIRLACSWNLHAGRDAVIEAAFYGTRGGAALRNVSGSFYDFTAQHFTGTQAITLAEPPDPWGARSAAIWAEQLAASSRFDPAAEQFACSAEVLDRIYGRQEGLNAHDARPRP
- a CDS encoding zinc-binding dehydrogenase: MEDQMVAGMMRAAVLDAPGAMRVDRVAVPEPGAGEIRLRLEGCGVCASNLEPWAGLPWVTYPGEAGGLGHEGWGRIDALGAGVEGLSVGDRVAALSYRSFAEYDLAKADMVARLPAALDGQPFPGEPLGCAFNIFRRSDIRAGQTVAIVGIGFLGAVLTRLASDAGARVIAISRRQESLDLATHYGAAETIPMHDHWQIIEQVKALTGAAMCERVIEAVGKQWPLDLATALIGFGGKLVIAGYHQDGPRQVNMQDWNWKGIDVVNAHERDPAVQMRGLHEAIDAVASGRFDPAPLYTHHYPLERLGDALDATRDKPGGFVKALVDMTSSPAGTAS
- a CDS encoding DUF1003 domain-containing protein, with protein sequence MSDPGMQTTLRDNIAALADRARAERRAAPLPARIADRITRFTGSMTFVAIHLTIYGLWIVANLGWIPGIPRFDPTFVILASEASVEAIFLSTFVLISQNRMAEQADRRADLDLHINLLAEHELTRLAALVGRIAQRLDVPVEDREIETDVEPERVLDALDAQKA
- a CDS encoding glycosyl hydrolase; the encoded protein is MIEAAMIWNEPNNKSHWDPEVDPDWSLFADTVIRAGNAIQAINPAVTRVLGGMSPIDPEWVNRMRGHGALDAVDVVAVHGFPLDWNLWPIHAWPDKIAEIEAVCPDKPIWATEVGVGSFGAEEVQEFGVRRTAELLLDRVDRVFWYSLFDLPHAWGATTRHREAEGSSYYRHFYMGLIREDGTPKASLDVYAEVADRMGLMQWFHYQDPRLDEAVAWMKRLGTKRLRTGLSWADSFRPDAIDWFDRQMEALQDFDVTVTFCFTPEHLGIQPHHTSAAKDPQQFADFCAWMIDRYAPAGVSSVPQIAAA
- a CDS encoding TIGR04290 family methyltransferase, translating into MTPDVLRAEVERLGPWFHNIDLGHGIETAPEHFLGDYPRFKFARFADALPADLTGKSVLDIGCNAGFYSVEMKRRGADRVLGIDSDDRYLAQARLASAALGFEGVEFRNLSVYDVGALGERFDLVIFMGVLYHLRHPLLALDLIREHVAGDLMLFQTMQQGSREVYPVPADHPFHMPDTHEPPPYFDEPGYPRMHFIEREFAHDWTNWWAPNAACSAAMLRASGFTIEAQPESEVYLCRVAPVPYAEFGPAAVYPSTGPNRGSDA
- a CDS encoding histidine phosphatase family protein, whose amino-acid sequence is MTATFLLIRHAAHVHLDRRLSGRMHGVALSGEGHAQAAALGRGLRGERIDRIACSPLERTRDTAAAIAEACGLAAPIPVEALIEIDMGDWTGAAFGTLAGPAWDDWNGSRGTARIPDGETMAEAQARIVGYMHAVAAAEDGAVIALVTHSDMIRAAVADAIGLPLDNLLRFDVAPASVSRVVLGDWGARLLSLNERVAA
- a CDS encoding NAD-dependent epimerase/dehydratase family protein; the encoded protein is MSETVLITGGAGFIGRFVGDELLRRGNRVRVLDSLIPQVHGHVDRPPLLNGEVELIKADVRDGDAVARALQGIDSVIHLAAEVGVGQSMYEVERYTSTNDVGTAVLFERLIDNPVRRVVTASSMSIYGEGLYRDADGALVENAERGAVRDGMANWDPVDAQGRTLTPVATPEWKRPSLASIYALNKYVQERTTHIMAKPYGMEGVCLRLFNVYGPGQALSNPYTGVLAIFASRLLNGQQPMIFEDGEQRRDFVHVSDVARAFADALVLPEAVDQTFNIGSGHDRSVTEVAEALAKAMGKNDIRPEIVGKARIGDIRHCFCDTSLAEERIGFRATQDFIEGLAELAEWVGEQTAEDNVGQARAELEKRGLVA